The following are encoded together in the Pleurocapsa sp. FMAR1 genome:
- a CDS encoding NAD(P)/FAD-dependent oxidoreductase, whose amino-acid sequence MLVNHGQEILKGDVNSHLRDTALKALKDKAIPVELVLGAKVTKVGRDRLEYQLENEESTKTISTQTVVWTAGTANNPLLKTLSIGDENRDKHGLPMVTDTLQLLDFPEVFAAGDCAVVLDRSYPPGAQIAYQEGKTIAKNLMALSQNKELHPVNASMRGTLMKLGIRNGVANIFDKVKVKGRAGDSIRSLTYLEMLPTPIHNFNATTEWLSDEIFHHHHYHQPTKSGQPKPNNRLAGLASIAAGAIAAVALVGGLTAVWHTTHSGNQPQTTQKQLKK is encoded by the coding sequence GTGTTGGTTAATCACGGTCAAGAAATCCTCAAGGGAGATGTTAATTCTCATTTGCGAGATACTGCCCTCAAGGCACTTAAAGACAAAGCTATACCTGTTGAACTAGTATTAGGAGCAAAAGTCACTAAAGTAGGGCGCGATCGCCTAGAATATCAGCTGGAAAACGAAGAATCAACTAAAACTATCTCAACACAAACAGTAGTTTGGACGGCAGGTACGGCAAATAATCCTCTGCTCAAGACCTTATCTATTGGCGATGAAAATCGCGATAAACACGGCTTACCTATGGTGACAGATACTTTACAGCTATTAGATTTTCCTGAAGTATTTGCAGCAGGAGACTGTGCTGTAGTTCTAGATCGCTCCTATCCTCCCGGCGCTCAAATCGCCTATCAAGAGGGAAAGACTATTGCCAAGAATTTAATGGCACTGTCGCAAAATAAAGAACTGCATCCCGTCAATGCCAGTATGCGAGGCACTTTAATGAAGTTAGGTATCCGTAATGGAGTCGCTAATATTTTTGATAAAGTGAAGGTTAAAGGTCGAGCAGGAGACTCGATTCGTAGTCTTACCTATTTAGAAATGCTGCCTACTCCCATACATAACTTTAATGCCACGACAGAATGGCTGAGTGATGAGATTTTTCATCATCATCATTATCATCAGCCCACAAAATCAGGTCAACCAAAGCCAAACAACCGTCTGGCTGGTTTGGCAAGCATTGCCGCTGGTGCGATCGCGGCGGTGGCATTAGTTGGTGGTTTAACAGCAGTGTGGCACACTACCCATTCTGGGAATCAACCGCAAACAACCCAAAAACAACTTAAAAAATAG
- a CDS encoding response regulator transcription factor, whose amino-acid sequence MTSSPKIKVLVVDDHPMVRSGLITMLDSEPGLEPIGEAKTGVEAIAQFNTLHPDVTLMDLSLPELTGVEATAAILQDFPNAHIIILTSYDGDENIYRGLQAGAKGYLLKTAERAELLKAIRTVFAGQNYVSTSVGAKLASRMNSPQLSEREIEVLKLLAKGNNTKSISAALYVSEGTVKFHITNILHKLDVSDRTQAVVAAYQRGIVNPQS is encoded by the coding sequence ATGACTTCATCCCCCAAAATCAAAGTTTTAGTAGTTGATGATCATCCGATGGTGCGAAGCGGGTTAATAACGATGCTCGATTCAGAGCCGGGTTTAGAACCTATCGGTGAAGCTAAAACAGGAGTCGAGGCGATCGCGCAGTTCAATACGCTGCATCCCGATGTGACGCTGATGGATTTAAGCTTGCCAGAACTAACTGGAGTCGAGGCGACCGCAGCGATTCTTCAAGACTTTCCCAACGCACACATCATCATTCTCACTTCCTATGATGGCGATGAAAACATCTATCGGGGGCTACAAGCTGGAGCTAAAGGTTATCTACTTAAAACTGCCGAGCGGGCTGAACTATTAAAGGCAATTCGGACGGTATTTGCTGGACAAAATTATGTTTCGACATCTGTGGGTGCTAAATTAGCCAGCCGTATGAATAGTCCACAACTAAGCGAGCGCGAAATCGAAGTATTAAAGCTGTTAGCCAAAGGTAACAATACCAAATCCATTAGTGCTGCGTTATACGTCAGCGAAGGAACGGTCAAATTTCACATCACTAATATTTTGCACAAATTGGACGTGAGCGATCGCACTCAAGCGGTTGTTGCTGCCTACCAACGGGGAATTGTCAATCCCCAATCTTAA
- a CDS encoding GAF domain-containing sensor histidine kinase — MLPQRDKLVERSQPERIAQLEAENKAFRAEIVSIQQQKLEILNREKTIQQYAADMAALNEALQTEVWRCQQTEAALDESERLFYYTFEQAAVGMAIDDLDGRWLRVNQRFCDMVGYSETELMALTFADITHPDDLATDLALIPRLIRGELPFYQNEKRYICQDGSLLWASITVSAVCDATRKPVCFITTMQDISQRKEAKLIAQGQQMALQSSLAYLATEPELNNFLGQVLATVVEQFNAPIADIWIHDVEQTVIKLHLTHWNTKLLRNQPDALNQSPIPLSAFEQGSAWESLVRQQPFVYSDLPNHPDLKLLRSLSAVRDGVQTMALIPLVCGDGFLGTLTISYLEGYFCSSEYLHLLAALGQQVVLAIQLTRLAEDAKQVAVVEEHNRMAREIHDTLAQTLNSISLQLNNAQYYSTHDPAIAWDIIEQAKNIAHSGLIEARRSVWSLHPDAEQYRDLAGSLERALTLLTLNAELQVSFKLVGRVQPVPPDIGMNLLRIGQEAITNSLRYAQAQNLEVELSLATDMITLRIEDNGKGFNPQLANDHGGFGLVSMQQRCQRLKGQFTLRSQPEQGTCIIVQISLTSPSS, encoded by the coding sequence CAACAACAAAAATTAGAAATCCTCAATCGAGAAAAGACTATTCAACAATACGCTGCGGACATGGCAGCCCTTAACGAAGCATTACAAACCGAAGTTTGGCGCTGCCAACAAACTGAAGCTGCTCTAGATGAAAGTGAACGGCTCTTCTATTATACCTTTGAGCAAGCTGCTGTCGGCATGGCGATAGACGACTTAGACGGTCGCTGGCTGCGAGTCAATCAACGGTTTTGTGACATGGTAGGCTATAGCGAAACAGAACTCATGGCACTTACGTTTGCCGACATTACCCATCCCGATGACCTCGCTACCGATCTCGCCTTGATTCCTCGCTTAATTCGTGGAGAATTGCCTTTCTACCAAAATGAAAAACGCTACATTTGCCAGGATGGTTCTTTGCTTTGGGCAAGCATAACCGTATCTGCCGTCTGCGATGCTACTAGAAAGCCTGTCTGCTTCATCACTACTATGCAAGACATTAGCCAGCGTAAAGAAGCTAAACTGATCGCCCAAGGGCAACAGATGGCACTCCAAAGCAGCCTTGCTTATCTTGCTACCGAGCCAGAACTCAATAATTTTTTGGGGCAAGTCCTTGCCACAGTCGTCGAGCAGTTCAATGCCCCAATTGCCGACATTTGGATACACGATGTCGAGCAAACAGTGATCAAACTTCATTTAACACATTGGAACACTAAGCTTCTTCGCAATCAGCCCGATGCTTTGAACCAAAGTCCGATTCCTTTGTCTGCCTTTGAGCAGGGTTCAGCTTGGGAATCCCTTGTCAGGCAGCAGCCGTTTGTATATTCAGATTTACCAAACCATCCTGATCTAAAGCTTCTTCGCTCTTTGTCAGCCGTGCGCGACGGCGTTCAAACAATGGCGCTGATTCCCCTCGTTTGTGGTGACGGATTTTTGGGTACCTTGACGATTAGCTATCTAGAAGGTTATTTTTGTTCGTCGGAATATTTACACCTTCTCGCTGCTCTAGGGCAGCAGGTCGTTTTAGCCATTCAACTGACTCGCTTAGCCGAAGATGCAAAACAAGTGGCGGTGGTTGAAGAACACAACCGTATGGCGCGAGAAATTCACGATACCCTCGCCCAGACTTTAAATAGTATTTCGCTGCAACTCAATAACGCTCAATACTACTCCACTCATGACCCCGCGATCGCCTGGGACATTATTGAACAGGCCAAAAATATAGCTCATTCTGGACTAATCGAAGCCCGCCGTTCGGTGTGGTCACTACATCCCGATGCCGAGCAGTACCGAGATTTAGCTGGGTCGCTAGAGCGAGCGCTGACTCTACTTACCCTTAACGCCGAGCTACAGGTCAGCTTCAAGCTGGTGGGAAGGGTGCAGCCTGTGCCACCCGACATCGGCATGAATCTATTACGAATTGGACAAGAAGCCATCACTAACTCCCTGCGTTACGCTCAAGCACAAAACCTGGAGGTAGAACTCAGCTTGGCGACAGATATGATTACCCTTCGTATTGAAGATAACGGCAAAGGATTTAATCCGCAACTGGCTAACGATCACGGTGGCTTTGGCTTAGTATCAATGCAGCAACGTTGCCAGCGCTTAAAGGGACAATTTACTCTCCGCAGTCAACCCGAACAAGGAACCTGCATCATCGTTCAGATTTCACTCACGTCTCCATCATCATGA